A stretch of Ischnura elegans chromosome 4, ioIscEleg1.1, whole genome shotgun sequence DNA encodes these proteins:
- the LOC124157651 gene encoding synaptotagmin 1 isoform X1, with protein MAPRLFRRQAEEGAEAGEGSGTPEETPPVAHEAETPPRLSTVHFKDHQHHRHVAESSHLSPSESTPAPAPSAEVEGSIAPSEGGTPESPSPTKGKEDVENKAIEMADKLAHEMGIPTWGLIAIIIVVCVVVLGILFCCIRRCCRKRRTKDGKKGLKGAVDLKSVQLLGSAYKEKVQPDMEELTENAEDQADEAESKQSEVKLGKLQYKLEYDFNSNSLAVTVIQAEELPALDMGGTSDPYVKVYLLPDKKKKFETKVHRKTLNPVFNETFTFKNVPYADAMNKTLVFAIFDFDRFSKHDQIGEVKVPLCQVDLAQTIEEWRELQGVEGEGGQENKLGDICFSLRYVPTAGKLTVVILEAKNLKKMDVGGLSDPYVKIALMQNGKRLKKKKTSIKKCTLNPYYNESFSFEVPFEQIQKVQLVVTVVDYDRIGTSEPIGKVVLGYNASGTELRHWSDMLASPRRPIAQWHTLKDPEDDKKD; from the exons ATGGCTCCCAGATTATTTCGGAGGCAAGCGGAGGAGGGGGCGGAGGCGGGGGAGGGCAGCGGCACACCCGAGGAGACCCCGCCGGTCGCACACGAAGCGGAAACCCCACCCCGCCTCTCCACCGTACACTTCAAAGATCACCAGCACCATCGCCACGTGGCCGAGTCCTCTCACCTAAGCCCATCGGAATCAACCCCAGCACCAGCACCTTCAGCCG AAGTCGAAGGGTCCATAGCACCAAGTGAAGGAGGCACCCCAGAGTCGCCGTCCCCAACGAAAGGAAAAGAAGATGTGGAGAATAAGGCAATAGAGATGGCTGACAAGTTGGCCCATGAAATGGGGATCCCAACATGGGGTCTGATCGCTATCATCATTG TTGTTTGTGTGGTGGTCCTGGGCATCTTGTTCTGCTGCATTCGCCGATGCTGTCGCAAGCGGAGGACCAAAGATGGGAAGAAAGGCCTCAAGGGAGCGGTGGACCTAAAATCAGTTCAGTTGCTTGGTTCTGCCTACAAGGAGAAG GTGCAGCCAGATATGGAAGAATTGACAGAGAATGCAGAGGACCAAGCTGATGAAGCTGAAAGTAAGCAAAGCGAAGTGAAGCTTGGGAAACTACAGTACAAG CTCGAGTATGACTTTAACTCAAACAGCTTAGCTGTGACAGTAATCCAAGCAGAAGAATTACCTGCATTGGATATGGGAGGTACCTCTGATCCTTATGTAAAAGTTTACCTCCTGCCagacaagaagaaaaaatttgaGACCAAAGTCCATCGAAAAACACTCAATCCTGTGTTCAATGAAACATTCACTTTTAAG aatGTTCCATATGCTGATGCCATGAACAAGACTCTAGTGTTTGCCATTTTTGATTTTGACCGCTTCTCAAAGCATGACCAGATTGGTGAGGTGAAAGTGCCATTGTGCCAGGTGGATTTGGCCCAAACAATCGAGGAATGGAGAGAACTGCAGGGAGTTGAGGGAGAAGGTGGTCAG gaaaataagtTGGGAGACATTTGTTTCTCACTCCGATATGTGCCAACAGCTGGCAAACTGACAGTCGTTATTCTGGAGGCCAAAAATTTGAAGAAGATGGATGTTGGAGGTTTATCAG ATCCATATGTGAAAATTGCACTCATGCAGAATGGAAAGAGGCTAAAGAAGAAGAAGACAAGCATCAAGAAGTGCACATTAAATCCATATTACAATGAGTCCTTCTCCTTTGAGGTGCCGTTTGAGCAGATTCAG AAAGTTCAGCTAGTGGTAACTGTAGTAGATTATGATCGAATTGGAACATCTGAGCCAATTGGAAAAGTTGTTCTTGGATACAATGCAAGTGGCACCGAGCTGAGACACTGGTCAGACATGCTTGCCTCTCCTCGCCGACCAATCGCCCAGTGGCACACTCTCAAGGACCCAGAGGATGACAAGAAGGATTAA
- the LOC124157651 gene encoding synaptotagmin 1 isoform X3 gives MAPRLFRRQAEEGAEAGEGSGTPEETPPVAHEAETPPRLSTVHFKDHQHHRHVAESSHLSPSESTPAPAPSAEVEGSIAPSEGGTPESPSPTKGKEDVENKAIEMADKLAHEMGIPTWGLIAIIIVVCVVVLGILFCCIRRCCRKRRTKDGKKGLKGAVDLKSVQPDMEELTENAEDQADEAESKQSEVKLGKLQYKLEYDFNSNSLAVTVIQAEELPALDMGGTSDPYVKVYLLPDKKKKFETKVHRKTLNPVFNETFTFKNVPYADAMNKTLVFAIFDFDRFSKHDQIGEVKVPLCQVDLAQTIEEWRELQGVEGEGGQENKLGDICFSLRYVPTAGKLTVVILEAKNLKKMDVGGLSDPYVKIALMQNGKRLKKKKTSIKKCTLNPYYNESFSFEVPFEQIQKVQLVVTVVDYDRIGTSEPIGKVVLGYNASGTELRHWSDMLASPRRPIAQWHTLKDPEDDKKD, from the exons ATGGCTCCCAGATTATTTCGGAGGCAAGCGGAGGAGGGGGCGGAGGCGGGGGAGGGCAGCGGCACACCCGAGGAGACCCCGCCGGTCGCACACGAAGCGGAAACCCCACCCCGCCTCTCCACCGTACACTTCAAAGATCACCAGCACCATCGCCACGTGGCCGAGTCCTCTCACCTAAGCCCATCGGAATCAACCCCAGCACCAGCACCTTCAGCCG AAGTCGAAGGGTCCATAGCACCAAGTGAAGGAGGCACCCCAGAGTCGCCGTCCCCAACGAAAGGAAAAGAAGATGTGGAGAATAAGGCAATAGAGATGGCTGACAAGTTGGCCCATGAAATGGGGATCCCAACATGGGGTCTGATCGCTATCATCATTG TTGTTTGTGTGGTGGTCCTGGGCATCTTGTTCTGCTGCATTCGCCGATGCTGTCGCAAGCGGAGGACCAAAGATGGGAAGAAAGGCCTCAAGGGAGCGGTGGACCTAAAATCA GTGCAGCCAGATATGGAAGAATTGACAGAGAATGCAGAGGACCAAGCTGATGAAGCTGAAAGTAAGCAAAGCGAAGTGAAGCTTGGGAAACTACAGTACAAG CTCGAGTATGACTTTAACTCAAACAGCTTAGCTGTGACAGTAATCCAAGCAGAAGAATTACCTGCATTGGATATGGGAGGTACCTCTGATCCTTATGTAAAAGTTTACCTCCTGCCagacaagaagaaaaaatttgaGACCAAAGTCCATCGAAAAACACTCAATCCTGTGTTCAATGAAACATTCACTTTTAAG aatGTTCCATATGCTGATGCCATGAACAAGACTCTAGTGTTTGCCATTTTTGATTTTGACCGCTTCTCAAAGCATGACCAGATTGGTGAGGTGAAAGTGCCATTGTGCCAGGTGGATTTGGCCCAAACAATCGAGGAATGGAGAGAACTGCAGGGAGTTGAGGGAGAAGGTGGTCAG gaaaataagtTGGGAGACATTTGTTTCTCACTCCGATATGTGCCAACAGCTGGCAAACTGACAGTCGTTATTCTGGAGGCCAAAAATTTGAAGAAGATGGATGTTGGAGGTTTATCAG ATCCATATGTGAAAATTGCACTCATGCAGAATGGAAAGAGGCTAAAGAAGAAGAAGACAAGCATCAAGAAGTGCACATTAAATCCATATTACAATGAGTCCTTCTCCTTTGAGGTGCCGTTTGAGCAGATTCAG AAAGTTCAGCTAGTGGTAACTGTAGTAGATTATGATCGAATTGGAACATCTGAGCCAATTGGAAAAGTTGTTCTTGGATACAATGCAAGTGGCACCGAGCTGAGACACTGGTCAGACATGCTTGCCTCTCCTCGCCGACCAATCGCCCAGTGGCACACTCTCAAGGACCCAGAGGATGACAAGAAGGATTAA
- the LOC124157651 gene encoding synaptotagmin 1 isoform X2, whose product MAPRLFRRQAEEGAEAGEGSGTPEETPPVAHEAETPPRLSTVHFKDHQHHRHVAESSHLSPSESTPAPAPSAEVEGSIAPSEGGTPESPSPTKGKEDVENKAIEMADKLAHEMGIPTWGLIAIIIVVCVVVLGILFCCIRRCCRKRRTKDGKKGLKGAVDLKSVQLLGSAYKEKVQPDMEELTENAEDQADEAESKQSEVKLGKLQYKLEYDFNSNSLAVTVIQAEELPALDMGGTSDPYVKVYLLPDKKKKFETKVHRKTLNPVFNETFTFKNVPYADAMNKTLVFAIFDFDRFSKHDQIGEVKVPLCQVDLAQTIEEWRELQGVEGEGGQLGDICFSLRYVPTAGKLTVVILEAKNLKKMDVGGLSDPYVKIALMQNGKRLKKKKTSIKKCTLNPYYNESFSFEVPFEQIQKVQLVVTVVDYDRIGTSEPIGKVVLGYNASGTELRHWSDMLASPRRPIAQWHTLKDPEDDKKD is encoded by the exons ATGGCTCCCAGATTATTTCGGAGGCAAGCGGAGGAGGGGGCGGAGGCGGGGGAGGGCAGCGGCACACCCGAGGAGACCCCGCCGGTCGCACACGAAGCGGAAACCCCACCCCGCCTCTCCACCGTACACTTCAAAGATCACCAGCACCATCGCCACGTGGCCGAGTCCTCTCACCTAAGCCCATCGGAATCAACCCCAGCACCAGCACCTTCAGCCG AAGTCGAAGGGTCCATAGCACCAAGTGAAGGAGGCACCCCAGAGTCGCCGTCCCCAACGAAAGGAAAAGAAGATGTGGAGAATAAGGCAATAGAGATGGCTGACAAGTTGGCCCATGAAATGGGGATCCCAACATGGGGTCTGATCGCTATCATCATTG TTGTTTGTGTGGTGGTCCTGGGCATCTTGTTCTGCTGCATTCGCCGATGCTGTCGCAAGCGGAGGACCAAAGATGGGAAGAAAGGCCTCAAGGGAGCGGTGGACCTAAAATCAGTTCAGTTGCTTGGTTCTGCCTACAAGGAGAAG GTGCAGCCAGATATGGAAGAATTGACAGAGAATGCAGAGGACCAAGCTGATGAAGCTGAAAGTAAGCAAAGCGAAGTGAAGCTTGGGAAACTACAGTACAAG CTCGAGTATGACTTTAACTCAAACAGCTTAGCTGTGACAGTAATCCAAGCAGAAGAATTACCTGCATTGGATATGGGAGGTACCTCTGATCCTTATGTAAAAGTTTACCTCCTGCCagacaagaagaaaaaatttgaGACCAAAGTCCATCGAAAAACACTCAATCCTGTGTTCAATGAAACATTCACTTTTAAG aatGTTCCATATGCTGATGCCATGAACAAGACTCTAGTGTTTGCCATTTTTGATTTTGACCGCTTCTCAAAGCATGACCAGATTGGTGAGGTGAAAGTGCCATTGTGCCAGGTGGATTTGGCCCAAACAATCGAGGAATGGAGAGAACTGCAGGGAGTTGAGGGAGAAGGTGGTCAG tTGGGAGACATTTGTTTCTCACTCCGATATGTGCCAACAGCTGGCAAACTGACAGTCGTTATTCTGGAGGCCAAAAATTTGAAGAAGATGGATGTTGGAGGTTTATCAG ATCCATATGTGAAAATTGCACTCATGCAGAATGGAAAGAGGCTAAAGAAGAAGAAGACAAGCATCAAGAAGTGCACATTAAATCCATATTACAATGAGTCCTTCTCCTTTGAGGTGCCGTTTGAGCAGATTCAG AAAGTTCAGCTAGTGGTAACTGTAGTAGATTATGATCGAATTGGAACATCTGAGCCAATTGGAAAAGTTGTTCTTGGATACAATGCAAGTGGCACCGAGCTGAGACACTGGTCAGACATGCTTGCCTCTCCTCGCCGACCAATCGCCCAGTGGCACACTCTCAAGGACCCAGAGGATGACAAGAAGGATTAA